Part of the Henckelia pumila isolate YLH828 chromosome 2, ASM3356847v2, whole genome shotgun sequence genome is shown below.
ACCACTTCCATCGCGGCCAATCTTTTTTAGGATTCCAACAATACCAGCAGCCACTAATCTAGCTGCCCGGCATGTCACTATATCACACAATTTGACGACAAGTTTCCGAACATTGAGGGGAACATTGGGGATCTGAAAGGTAAAATTACCGATGAAAACTGGAGAAAGATACAGAGGTTTTTACCGTCACAGCTGCCGTATATGATTGAAAGATTAATGGGATGAATATGTTCATACCTCGAGAGTGTCACGCAAGATTCTGGCCACCTCGCTCAGGTCAGAGGAATTGTCCTCATGCATAGCAGCCATCAAAGGTGTCCTGAAATGTTCGAACCAATGATCTAATATTAAAATCCATGTGTAAATGAAACCACCATCTACAACAGCAATACACGCTCGCCGAGCTGTAGCTGACAGTAACCGCAAATGGATTGATACGGGCAAATTATAGGACATGACAAAATTATAAGTCGCTAAAAGCTTTGCTCCCAGACTTATATAGGGGTGAAATGAAGTTCCTTAAAACAAGTACTTTCCACTCAGTGCACAATCTGGAATTCCTTgcttttgaaaaataataaaagtctTTCCAAAGCTCTGGCAATGTGCGGGCATtgttatttcaaaatttaaattaaatatagatTCATGAAAGAGAGTGAAATAAATCACGATAGCAAAGGAAAAAACTAACAATTAGATTAGTACCTCAAGATGAAGGGCTCCTGTAACTTGGAGGCAGGTCCAAAAACATCCGACTCCTGTGACATCTGAAGCATTACTCTTCGTACAATGTCTCCTAAATACATTCCTGATATCATTTTTTCGAAACCCTAAAGCACGGTAATCAACCATTATAAAGTTAATGAGACAAAGTTTAACTGAAttgctaaaaataaaataaaaagtttatAATGATCTCACTTGATCATTCGGGTTAGGACTATCAGCATCCAAGTTGACATCAAATTTTGTTCTTGGCAGATGAGATGACCAAAAATTTCCCCATTCAATATTAACAACCTAAATGCATTTACATCCCAAAATAGGTAAGCTCAAAAAGAAACCTGCTTAAATGAGAACTATTGATCAATAGCTTAAATCAACACGTTAGAAAGAATACCATGCCTCCAGAATTTGCAAAAAGACCTTGACACTTGATGATGGCATCTGCACGTTCTAAATAGCAGGCATTGGTACCGGTCCCTATTATCACGGATGCGACAGTGTCCTCATCCTGATAATGACCCAGAGCCAAGGTCCCTACGGTGTCATTTATCTGCTTAAACAAGAATTAGTTTCATTTATATATAATCCAACACTTCAAAATATCATAGAAACCAGTCCAACAAACATCCAGATTGCATCTTTTCGGCACAAAAATTGAGGTGTTGTCATGAAATATAGTGTAAATTCAATATTATGTGCCTCAACAAAGTGTAATGGGAAACTGAAACTATCATCCACATGAATATCAAAGATTATGAACTTGAACGCTTACAAGTGCTGACACTCGCATATCCAGGCCTTTTAGAGACATTGCTTGCTGTAGGCACTGAGAGATATCCCTTCCAACCTGATATTTGGAACATGCTGAGTTTTAGCATTTAAAAATTGGTATAGGTTGAGTCATCAACATAAACCAGATTGAACTGACCGTGTCTTCAATGGAAAACCTTTTCGTCCATTTTAATAGAACTCCTGATGACAAAGATGTTTGTTTCACAGGAAATGAAAATGTGAAACCAAGTTCCCTGCCTTCTCCTCGTGAAGGCTCTGAAGTACCATCTTCCCTTTCAACAAAATCCTTCAAAGTTGCTGCTATGTAACCAAACAGCTCCTACAAGTGAAAGCACAACAAAGCGAGAAACATCAATAATTTATTCTTTGTATTACATCGATCTCAGGAATTCTTAAGCAGTATGGGAACTTGCTCACCTCACTCGTGCTGGTCATCAATTCTTCTGGAATGGGTTGTTCATCTACTTCACACCCAATAACAGTAGAAGGTTGACCTCCCAACTGAACCCGCAAGATCCGGAAATTTGTACCACCAATATCCAGAGCATAATAAATTCCCTTCTCATTCCTGGGAATACTATGTCTCAAATTTAGGATTAAAAAACTATAAATTCTGAAATTCCTAATTAACACCCAGGTTGCAGCATGGATATAGTAACAAGAAACCCGAGATTTCCCAAATAAAGGACtaaatttaaacatatatttacaaatatataatataaaatatcaaCCAACCAACTTCAAACTAGTTTGCGCAAACACAGCTACCACAAGAAGTTTTACCAGAGGTATGCATGGAAAGTTTCATGTGAAGCACTCACATACTAACGCAATAATGCATGCACTATAGAGAAGACAATACGCATGAAACGCTTTGCCCAGCAGTGTGATTCTAAAATGGTTCAGATGATCAGAACATAGTAAAAAGCAAGACAACAACTACAACGGAGTAAGACGAAAATATGTTTTCTAATAGAGCTAGTTCCCGTCAATCATGGCAATTGGCACAGTTCATATCAAATTAATATAAGATAGATACGTGATAAATGCAAGAGTAGAAAACAGGAAATATCAGGAGCTGTCTCATTAATATCACACAGTCCCATAGCTGGCATGTAACAAGAATCCAGCCAAGAGACCTGACCATCACAAGATTTAACATTTGTCCTCACAAAAAAACTGCAACACGCAAACATAAGAAAACAATTCTTATTGAAAATAAGCAGTATTCTAGAATCTTGATAGTATCCAAAACTTGATATACGAATGACATTGGATAAGGAAGAGTGGAAAACAAGAATCCATAGAATAATTTAGCCCAGCTCCAATCACGGATTCGAATGAGGGATTCCTATTTCTATACATCATAGAAGCATTGCATTTACGAGAAATCCGGGGATATTCATCAAATGTTCCGTAAAACGAGCGAGGAATTGAAGAAGTGACTGAACTTTAAAAGAAAATGTCAAAAATCACAATATTTGAAAAGAaggggaaaaaaaagaaaatagttTTTAATCCACcgtttcaaaataaaatcatcgCGGAAAGAGAAAAGATAcataccaaaaataaaataacgcTAATTTTGAACACCAAACCGGTCAAAATCAGCCACAAGTCAAATAATGGACACATGCAAGTTTCAAAAGAAACACGCACAAAACACACATAAACACGTACAAATTCAagaaacaaataataaaaaaatgaacacagacatatttttttagaaaaaatccATGCTTTACCCAGTGGGGAGGGTGTCAACGTAGGTAAGCAGCATCTTGAGCTTGGAACCGCCCTCAGAAGCAAGCCCCGCGTGCATCTCAACTACCATAGCATCAACCACCTGCCGGAGCCGCCCCACGGGGGTGGCGCAGCTCTCCTCGAACTCCGCCAACACCCTCACCACCCTATTCCACCCCCTCCACCGCCTTGCCCTCGTCCCCACCATCATAACCGAAGCAACGCACGCCACCGCCGCACATCCAGCGGCTAACGCCACCACCACTTTCCCCATGTACACGACGCCTTTCGCTCTCCCTGACTTTATCCGTTCCCTCCTTTCGATTAAAAAAGAAGACGTATTCAATCAATCATCCTCACCAAAAACCTTCTCCTTCAAGAACCAAGCGATCAAGACAAAAACGACGTTTCAAGAACCAGAATTCTTCCCGCAACTGCCCCTCCGggaatggaaaaaaaaaacacgacGGCGCTCAAAGAAACCCTCGAACAAGCGACCACTGAAGACGGCGCATCCCGTCGGCGGCGGCCCGAAACCTGCGTGTGCGGAGAAACGAAGAAGACTTCGCCTGAAACAAAAGTTGAGAGAGAagcgagagagagagagagagcgaCGGTGAGAAGTGGTTTTGGAAAGCGAGCAGTCCCTGCTGGAGGGTACTTATAATGAACACCGAAGTGACATATTTGCCCCTGAAAAATTAGCGAAATGCCTGATTTGTTCTGGTTTGACTACGTAGAGCGTGAAGAAAATCACTCGGGTGAAATTACGATTTTGCCACTGCCTTTTAATTCAAATTTGGAGTTGGATTTGCTTTGAATGAAAAAAGGCCAAGTTTGATTAATTGACCTATATCGGAAGGCTACATGGTGATGGGGACTTTTTCCTTGTACTAGATTCTCATTGTGACCAAGTTTGAGTTTCCAGTTATTTTGTTATCATGTTGTCAAAAATTTCATTACACATATTTTGCAGTTACTTTTTTTTATGGCGCGAAAATACGTTCTTGCTATTTCTTATTATGCAATTGGTAGATTCTCGAACTAATTTAACAGCTGTAAATCACGCTTTCCAGATAAACAACACCCGGATGAGCCATGTGCGAGATGCTCGCCCGAAAAAAGTACTGTCAAAAGAAATCGAACTTTTGATTACGTGTCAAACAATCACCTACACCACAACTCAAACATCTCATTGAGactttctaattaattttaGGTTTTGGCACGGTGATTTGATACGATTGATGATCTGATCTTATCTaatcattgattatttatttgacatcaatcaaatcacttaattaaaattacaatattacgttgtatattttttaaattacattcattaaacattaaaaata
Proteins encoded:
- the LOC140880884 gene encoding hexokinase-3-like isoform X1, producing MGKVVVALAAGCAAVACVASVMMVGTRARRWRGWNRVVRVLAEFEESCATPVGRLRQVVDAMVVEMHAGLASEGGSKLKMLLTYVDTLPTGIPRNEKGIYYALDIGGTNFRILRVQLGGQPSTVIGCEVDEQPIPEELMTSTSEELFGYIAATLKDFVEREDGTSEPSRGEGRELGFTFSFPVKQTSLSSGVLLKWTKRFSIEDTVGRDISQCLQQAMSLKGLDMRVSALINDTVGTLALGHYQDEDTVASVIIGTGTNACYLERADAIIKCQGLFANSGGMVVNIEWGNFWSSHLPRTKFDVNLDADSPNPNDQGFEKMISGMYLGDIVRRVMLQMSQESDVFGPASKLQEPFILRTPLMAAMHEDNSSDLSEVARILRDTLEIPNVPLNVRKLVVKLCDIVTCRAARLVAAGIVGILKKIGRDGSGGITSAKTKTREDRMKRTVVAVEGGLYTNYAMFREYLNEALEQILGEHIAPHVIIKITEDGSGIGAALLAAASHASSSVGGTV
- the LOC140880884 gene encoding hexokinase-3-like isoform X2, encoding MGKVVVALAAGCAAVACVASVMMVGTRARRWRGWNRVVRVLAEFEESCATPVGRLRQVVDAMVVEMHAGLASEGGSKLKMLLTYVDTLPTGNEKGIYYALDIGGTNFRILRVQLGGQPSTVIGCEVDEQPIPEELMTSTSEELFGYIAATLKDFVEREDGTSEPSRGEGRELGFTFSFPVKQTSLSSGVLLKWTKRFSIEDTVGRDISQCLQQAMSLKGLDMRVSALINDTVGTLALGHYQDEDTVASVIIGTGTNACYLERADAIIKCQGLFANSGGMVVNIEWGNFWSSHLPRTKFDVNLDADSPNPNDQGFEKMISGMYLGDIVRRVMLQMSQESDVFGPASKLQEPFILRTPLMAAMHEDNSSDLSEVARILRDTLEIPNVPLNVRKLVVKLCDIVTCRAARLVAAGIVGILKKIGRDGSGGITSAKTKTREDRMKRTVVAVEGGLYTNYAMFREYLNEALEQILGEHIAPHVIIKITEDGSGIGAALLAAASHASSSVGGTV